Proteins from one Hemiscyllium ocellatum isolate sHemOce1 chromosome 6, sHemOce1.pat.X.cur, whole genome shotgun sequence genomic window:
- the LOC132816637 gene encoding palmitoyl-protein thioesterase ABHD10, mitochondrial-like, with product MAAAAPWRLLTVGRGALWRPIAWSPVVGCCKKSTKYLARPGQPKLAYKRLKGRSPGVIFLPGFASTMKAQKGVELEDFCRSLGHSFIRFDYSGCGASGGTFSESTIGQWKKDVLAVLDELSEGPQVLVGSSMGGWLMLLAAIARPDKIAALVGIATGADYLVNAFKQLPLETQKEIETKGEWYLPNLQKCSEFHKIPYTFIKDAENHCVLHSNIPITCPVKLIHGMKDDHIPWQISLNVAQIVLSSDVDLILRKHGQHRMNDKDDIKLIVNIIDDVIDKLGTLS from the exons GCTGCTGTAAGAAATCAACCAAATACCTAGCTCGTCCAGGTCAACCTAAATTAGCATATAAGAGGCTAAAAGGTAGAAGCCCGGGAGTCATTTTCCTGCCTGGATTTGCCTCTACTATGAAGGCACAGAAAGGAGTGGAACTTGAGGATTTCTGCAGATCACTTGGGCATTCATTTATAAG GTTTGATTATTCGGGATGTGGAGCTTCTGGAGGAACATTCAGTGAGAGTACAATAGgacagtggaagaaggatgttTTGGCTGTGCTTGATGAACTCTCAGAAGGACCACAA GTTCTGGTGGGTTCCAGTATGGGTGGATGGCTTATGCTCCTAGCTGCAATAGCTCGTCCTGATAAAATAGCTGCACTTGTTGGCATAGCTACAGGAGCTGATTATTTGGTAAATGCTTTCAAGCAGCTTCCTTTGGAG ACGCAGaaagaaatagaaacaaaaggAGAATGGTATTTGCCAAACCTTCAAAAGTGTTCAGAATTTCACAAAATTCCTTACACCTTTATTAAAGATGCTGAAAATCACTGTGTGTTGCACAGTAACATTCCAATAACCTGTCCTGTGAAGCTTATACATGGCATGAAGGATGATCATATTCCTTGGCAGATCTCGCTGAATGTGGCACAAATTGTTCTTTCTTCAGATGTTGATCTTATTCTGCGCAAACATGGTCAGCATCGAATGAATGATAAAGATGATATCAAATTGATAGTAAACATAATTGATGATGTAATAGACAAACTTGGAACATTGTCGTAA